One window from the genome of Enterobacteriaceae bacterium Kacie_13 encodes:
- a CDS encoding efflux RND transporter permease subunit produces the protein MSTFFINRPIFAWVVAIVIMIAGALSIMKLPINQYPNIAPPAISVSVTYPGASAETAQNTVVQVIEQQLNGLDNLRYIESQSNSDGSATIIATFDQGTNPDIAQVQVQNKVSLAESQLPTEVVNQGIRIAKYQANFMLLVSLISTDGKMSNSDLSNLLVTKLEDPIVRTKGVGDFLVLGSEYAMRIWLDPAKLYKYQLIPSDVSAAIEAQNVQVSSGSLGGLPTVKDSKLSATIIGKTRFDSINQFKNVLLKVNADGSQVRLSDVGNVDLGPESYSISSTFNGSPSTAIALRLASGANVLDTDKAVKATVASLEDSLPAGVKVEFPYQTAPVVSASIEEVVKTLIEAIVLVFCVMLLFLQNLRATLVTTLVVPVVLLGTFGILAAAGYSINTLTMFGMVLAIGLLVDDAIVVVENVERVMTEEKLSPKEATIKSMKQIQGALFGIALVLSAVLVPMAFFGGSTGIIYRQFSITIVSAMALSVLMALIFTPALCATIIRHNDEEKSQKGFAGWFNRNFDKGAMHYTRAVGTVIFRRRLFMLIYLLIVIATGFMFTRVPTTFLPDEDQGVMLVQATLPANASSQRTQEVLDNVREYLMDKEGGIVSSVFTANGFSFAGRGQNVGIAFVQLKTWAKRPDAAQKVQALAGRAMAHFATIKDARVFAFVPPAVMELGNATGFDFFLQDTNGKGHAALMAARNQFLQLASQDKRLTAVRPNGMEDEPQYQLEIDDERAQALGLSLDDINNTLSAAWGSAYVNQFMYNNRVKRVYIQGKAASRVTPEDLNNWYFRNSSGDMVPWSAFGSGKWVYGSPRYERFNGVSSVELMGAPAPGYSSGDANDAVMEIAAKLPPGYKVAWHGLSYEEKLSGSQTPALYTLSMIVVFLCLAALYESWSIPFSVMLVVPLGILGTIGAVLLRGLSNDVFFQVGLLTTVGLAAKNAILIVEFAKELHENEGMSVTEAAIEAAKLRIRPIIMTSMAFILGVFPLTISSGAGAGSQHSIGTAVVGGMITATFLAIFFVPMFYVTIVNLFTRKSKKQDKALPASEATHHE, from the coding sequence ATGTCTACTTTCTTTATCAACCGCCCCATATTCGCCTGGGTGGTCGCCATCGTCATCATGATCGCCGGTGCGCTGTCGATCATGAAACTGCCGATTAACCAGTATCCGAATATCGCGCCTCCGGCGATTTCCGTCAGCGTCACCTATCCGGGTGCTTCGGCGGAAACCGCGCAGAACACCGTCGTTCAGGTTATCGAACAGCAACTTAACGGGCTGGATAACCTGCGTTACATCGAATCGCAAAGTAACAGCGACGGCAGCGCCACAATCATCGCCACCTTCGATCAGGGGACCAACCCGGATATCGCGCAGGTTCAGGTGCAGAACAAAGTGTCTCTGGCCGAATCGCAGTTGCCGACCGAAGTGGTCAATCAGGGGATCCGTATTGCCAAATATCAGGCCAACTTCATGCTGCTGGTCAGCCTGATTTCAACTGATGGCAAAATGAGTAACTCGGATCTGAGCAACCTGCTGGTCACCAAACTTGAAGACCCGATTGTCCGTACCAAAGGCGTCGGCGACTTCCTGGTGCTCGGTTCAGAGTACGCGATGCGTATCTGGTTAGACCCGGCGAAACTCTATAAATATCAGCTGATCCCCAGTGATGTCAGCGCCGCCATCGAAGCGCAAAACGTGCAGGTGTCTTCCGGTTCTCTCGGCGGATTACCGACGGTGAAAGACAGCAAACTCAGCGCCACCATCATCGGTAAAACCCGTTTCGACAGCATTAACCAGTTCAAAAACGTGCTGCTGAAAGTGAACGCTGACGGCTCGCAGGTACGTCTGAGTGATGTCGGGAATGTGGATCTGGGGCCGGAAAGTTATTCCATCTCATCTACCTTTAACGGCAGTCCTTCTACCGCTATCGCCCTGCGTCTGGCGAGCGGCGCGAATGTGCTGGATACCGACAAAGCGGTGAAAGCCACCGTCGCCAGCCTGGAGGATTCCCTGCCTGCGGGCGTTAAAGTCGAGTTCCCGTATCAGACTGCGCCGGTGGTCAGCGCTTCCATTGAAGAAGTGGTGAAAACGCTTATCGAAGCCATCGTGCTGGTGTTCTGCGTCATGCTGTTGTTCCTGCAAAACCTGCGCGCCACGCTGGTCACCACGCTGGTGGTGCCGGTCGTTCTGCTCGGGACGTTCGGGATTCTGGCGGCCGCGGGGTATTCCATTAACACCCTGACCATGTTCGGGATGGTACTGGCGATAGGCTTGCTGGTGGATGATGCCATCGTGGTGGTGGAAAACGTCGAACGTGTGATGACGGAAGAAAAGTTATCGCCCAAAGAAGCCACGATTAAGTCGATGAAACAGATTCAGGGCGCCCTGTTCGGGATCGCACTGGTGCTGTCGGCGGTATTAGTGCCGATGGCGTTCTTCGGCGGTTCAACCGGCATCATCTACCGTCAGTTCTCGATTACCATTGTTTCGGCGATGGCGCTTTCGGTTCTGATGGCACTGATTTTCACCCCGGCGCTGTGTGCCACCATCATCAGACACAACGACGAAGAGAAATCTCAGAAAGGCTTCGCCGGCTGGTTTAACCGTAATTTCGACAAAGGCGCGATGCATTACACCCGCGCCGTCGGTACGGTCATCTTCCGCCGTCGTCTGTTTATGCTGATTTACCTGCTGATTGTGATTGCCACCGGCTTTATGTTTACCCGCGTGCCCACCACTTTCCTGCCGGATGAAGACCAGGGCGTGATGCTGGTTCAGGCCACGTTGCCGGCCAACGCCTCATCACAACGTACGCAGGAAGTGCTCGATAACGTCCGTGAATACCTGATGGATAAAGAAGGCGGGATTGTGTCGTCGGTGTTCACCGCCAACGGCTTCAGCTTCGCCGGTCGCGGGCAGAACGTCGGTATCGCCTTTGTGCAGCTGAAAACCTGGGCGAAACGTCCGGACGCGGCGCAGAAAGTTCAGGCGCTGGCGGGTCGTGCAATGGCGCATTTCGCCACCATCAAAGACGCCCGCGTGTTTGCTTTCGTTCCTCCTGCGGTCATGGAACTGGGTAACGCCACCGGCTTCGACTTCTTCCTGCAAGACACCAACGGCAAGGGTCACGCCGCGCTGATGGCCGCACGTAACCAGTTCCTGCAACTGGCGTCACAGGACAAACGCCTGACCGCTGTGCGTCCGAACGGCATGGAAGATGAGCCGCAATATCAGCTGGAAATTGACGATGAACGCGCACAGGCGTTGGGTCTGAGCCTCGACGACATCAACAATACGTTGTCGGCGGCCTGGGGTTCGGCGTACGTGAACCAGTTCATGTACAACAACCGCGTGAAGCGCGTTTACATCCAGGGCAAGGCGGCTTCGCGTGTCACGCCGGAAGATTTAAACAACTGGTATTTCCGGAATTCCAGCGGCGATATGGTGCCGTGGAGCGCCTTTGGCAGCGGTAAATGGGTTTACGGTTCACCGCGTTACGAGCGTTTTAACGGTGTGTCCTCCGTCGAACTGATGGGCGCACCGGCACCGGGCTACAGCTCGGGCGACGCCAACGACGCGGTAATGGAAATCGCGGCCAAATTGCCACCGGGTTACAAAGTGGCATGGCACGGCCTGAGCTATGAAGAAAAGCTTTCCGGCTCACAAACACCGGCACTTTATACTCTGTCGATGATCGTCGTGTTCCTGTGTCTGGCGGCACTTTACGAGAGCTGGTCGATTCCGTTCTCGGTCATGCTGGTGGTTCCGCTTGGGATCTTAGGCACCATCGGCGCGGTGCTGCTGCGCGGATTATCCAACGACGTCTTCTTCCAGGTCGGCCTGTTAACCACCGTCGGACTGGCGGCAAAGAACGCCATATTGATTGTCGAGTTCGCCAAAGAGCTGCATGAGAACGAAGGCATGTCGGTTACGGAAGCGGCGATTGAAGCGGCCAAACTGCGTATCCGGCCAATCATCATGACCTCGATGGCCTTTATTCTGGGTGTATTCCCGCTGACCATTTCCAGCGGTGCGGGCGCAGGCAGCCAGCATTCCATCGGTACCGCCGTGGTTGGCGGGATGATTACGGCGACCTTCCTGGCAATTTTCTTCGTCCCGATGTTCTACGTGACGATTGTAAATCTGTTCACCCGCAAATCGAAAAAACAAGACAAGGCGCTTCCTGCGTCTGAGGCAACACACCATGAATAA
- a CDS encoding PTS N-acetylglucosamine transporter subunit IICB (phosphoenolpyruvate-dependent sugar phosphotransferase system; catalyzes the phosphorylation of incoming sugar substrates concomitant with their translocation across the cell membrane; IIB is phosphorylated by IIA and then transfers the phosphoryl group to the sugar; IIC forms the translocation channel) — protein sequence MKIFSGFVKSLSKLSMIGRALMLPISLLPAAGLLLAFGDRFHLPLMMNAGGVIFDNLPLLFAIGSAVGLAAESGIAALSAAVSVLTINVTMGTLLHITPEMAAAGGKYAMVLGIPTLQMGVFGGLISGILAAWCYNKFNTLQLPEFLGFFSGKRFVAIATAFLSFLLGMGLPWVWSYIQSGIDGLSVVVNGDNQVLSTFIFGTVERALIPLGLHHIWYPSFWYSFGEYTTQTGQVIHGDQTIWFKMLEEGVKSFSSDSYQNAGKFMQGEFPLMLFALPAACLAMYHEANTKNKKIAFGILFSAALTCFLTGITEPVEFTFIFVAPVLYVFNALMAGVSYMCMYLLHAHIAKSFSAGLIDYISFGILPSLNDYQTHFLSAVFVGIPMAIIYYFTFRFVIRRFDIKTPGRTEVMVNCDDKTDTEISHEIITLLGGQENILSISACITRLRLEIAKSELVNKDGLNQVGARGVVFVGDKGIQVIFGARAQFIAQTMSEITLKP from the coding sequence ATGAAGATATTTTCAGGTTTTGTAAAATCGTTGTCGAAACTGTCCATGATAGGCAGGGCGCTTATGCTGCCCATTTCATTGCTTCCTGCGGCGGGACTTCTGCTGGCTTTTGGTGACCGCTTTCATTTACCTCTGATGATGAATGCAGGCGGTGTCATTTTTGACAATCTGCCACTGCTATTTGCGATTGGTTCCGCCGTCGGATTAGCCGCAGAATCAGGTATTGCTGCCTTATCGGCCGCTGTCTCTGTGTTAACCATCAACGTCACGATGGGTACGCTCCTGCATATCACGCCGGAAATGGCGGCTGCCGGGGGGAAATATGCGATGGTGCTTGGGATACCGACCCTGCAAATGGGGGTCTTCGGTGGACTGATTTCCGGCATTCTTGCGGCATGGTGTTACAACAAATTCAATACATTGCAATTGCCTGAATTCCTGGGCTTTTTCTCCGGAAAACGTTTTGTGGCTATCGCGACGGCATTTCTGTCTTTCTTGTTGGGGATGGGGCTGCCCTGGGTCTGGTCATACATTCAGTCAGGGATTGACGGGCTTTCTGTAGTGGTCAATGGCGATAATCAGGTGTTATCGACCTTTATTTTCGGCACAGTCGAACGTGCACTTATCCCGTTGGGCCTGCATCACATTTGGTATCCTTCCTTCTGGTATTCATTTGGTGAATACACCACACAAACGGGGCAGGTCATTCACGGTGATCAGACAATTTGGTTCAAAATGCTGGAGGAAGGGGTTAAATCTTTTAGCAGCGATAGCTACCAGAATGCTGGCAAATTTATGCAGGGTGAGTTTCCGCTGATGTTGTTTGCATTGCCGGCGGCTTGCCTGGCGATGTATCACGAAGCCAATACAAAAAATAAGAAAATTGCTTTCGGTATTCTGTTTTCTGCTGCCCTGACGTGTTTCCTGACGGGGATCACCGAGCCTGTTGAATTTACATTTATTTTTGTTGCGCCTGTGTTGTATGTCTTCAACGCATTGATGGCGGGTGTCTCTTATATGTGCATGTATCTGCTGCATGCGCATATTGCTAAATCCTTCTCCGCGGGCTTAATCGACTACATTTCTTTTGGCATTTTACCGTCTCTGAATGACTACCAGACCCACTTCCTCAGCGCCGTGTTCGTGGGGATCCCGATGGCGATCATTTACTATTTCACTTTTCGTTTTGTTATCCGACGTTTTGATATTAAAACACCGGGCCGTACAGAGGTGATGGTGAATTGTGATGACAAAACAGATACGGAAATTTCTCATGAAATTATAACGTTACTGGGCGGTCAGGAAAATATTCTGTCCATCAGTGCCTGCATAACACGCTTACGTCTGGAGATAGCAAAGAGTGAGTTAGTCAATAAAGATGGCCTGAATCAGGTCGGTGCCAGAGGCGTAGTCTTTGTCGGAGACAAAGGCATACAGGTAATTTTTGGTGCAAGGGCGCAATTTATTGCCCAGACAATGTCTGAAATCACGCTTAAGCCCTAG
- a CDS encoding efflux RND transporter periplasmic adaptor subunit, with amino-acid sequence MRLKFLSVSTVVLLSACDGSAGSASPAAQVPAVNVVTLHSQPVTLTTRLPGRTTAVRSAEVRPQVSGVIQKRLFVEGSEVKAGEQLYQIDPSTYQAAYDRAMATWKSADATARRYKPLVEAQAVSRQQYDDAVAAEREAAADVETARVNLQYTKVYAPISGHIGRSLYTEGALVTSGQTAYLTTIDQLNPIYVDVSESSQDLLKLRRALASGKLQSAGENAAQATLTLEDGSKYALPGKLEFSEVTVSQSTGSVTLRASFPNPHDELLPGMFVHAELQQGVDDKGILVPQEAIMHDVKGAPYVYVVKADNTVEQRSVTTGQMMNGYWLANQGLNDGDKVITDGLQNVRPGAKVNATERKASAPAEQANLAMTDPSAQ; translated from the coding sequence ATGCGCCTGAAGTTTCTTTCTGTCAGTACGGTTGTACTGCTTTCCGCATGTGATGGTTCCGCCGGTTCTGCCTCTCCGGCGGCACAAGTGCCTGCGGTCAATGTCGTCACTCTGCACAGCCAGCCAGTCACGTTAACTACCCGTCTGCCCGGCCGCACAACCGCGGTGCGCAGCGCCGAAGTTCGTCCACAGGTCAGCGGCGTAATCCAGAAACGTCTGTTTGTGGAAGGTAGCGAAGTCAAAGCTGGTGAGCAGCTTTATCAGATTGATCCGTCAACCTATCAGGCGGCCTATGACCGCGCGATGGCGACATGGAAAAGCGCCGATGCCACCGCGCGCCGTTACAAACCGCTGGTCGAAGCGCAGGCCGTCAGCCGTCAGCAGTATGACGACGCCGTAGCCGCCGAGCGCGAAGCCGCCGCCGATGTCGAAACCGCCCGCGTGAATCTGCAATACACCAAAGTTTACGCGCCAATTTCCGGTCACATCGGACGCTCGCTGTATACCGAAGGGGCGCTGGTGACCAGTGGCCAGACGGCGTATCTGACCACGATTGACCAGCTGAATCCTATCTACGTGGACGTCAGTGAATCCTCACAGGATTTACTCAAACTGCGTCGCGCGCTGGCTTCCGGCAAATTACAGTCGGCCGGTGAAAACGCCGCACAGGCCACGCTGACGCTGGAAGATGGCAGTAAATATGCGCTGCCGGGCAAGCTGGAATTCTCAGAAGTGACGGTTTCGCAAAGCACCGGTTCCGTGACGCTGCGCGCCTCATTCCCGAATCCGCACGACGAATTACTGCCAGGCATGTTTGTTCACGCCGAGCTGCAACAGGGCGTGGATGACAAAGGGATCCTCGTGCCGCAGGAAGCGATCATGCACGACGTGAAAGGTGCACCGTACGTTTACGTGGTGAAAGCCGATAACACCGTCGAACAGCGTTCCGTCACCACCGGCCAGATGATGAATGGCTACTGGCTGGCAAATCAGGGGCTGAACGACGGCGATAAAGTGATCACCGACGGATTACAAAACGTCAGGCCTGGCGCCAAAGTGAATGCCACCGAGCGCAAAGCCAGCGCCCCTGCCGAACAGGCTAATCTCGCGATGACCGATCCTTCCGCGCAATAG